The Pasteurella multocida genome contains a region encoding:
- a CDS encoding rhodanese family protein has translation MTIQTICVNDVCEKLKQGAILVDIRQPDEYLRENIEGAELQPLAQLEKEGLQGNAVSANVIIFHCRSGRRTQQASELLTAISVGKEAFILEGGLDGWKANHQPTRLNRSQPLEMMRQVQIAAGSLTLIGALLGWLVSPAFYGLCAFVGAGLLLAGATGFCGMARLLALMPWNRQ, from the coding sequence ATGACAATTCAAACCATCTGTGTCAATGATGTATGTGAAAAACTGAAGCAAGGGGCAATTTTAGTTGATATTCGTCAACCTGATGAATATTTAAGAGAAAATATTGAAGGGGCAGAACTACAACCACTTGCACAGCTTGAAAAAGAGGGGTTACAAGGCAATGCTGTGAGTGCAAATGTTATTATTTTTCATTGCCGTTCTGGTCGCCGCACACAGCAAGCCAGTGAATTATTAACCGCGATTTCTGTTGGTAAAGAAGCGTTTATTTTGGAAGGTGGATTAGACGGTTGGAAAGCCAATCATCAACCTACTCGCTTAAATCGTTCTCAACCTTTAGAAATGATGCGTCAAGTCCAAATTGCCGCGGGAAGTTTAACCTTAATTGGTGCGCTTTTAGGTTGGTTAGTTTCACCTGCATTCTATGGTTTATGTGCATTTGTTGGTGCGGGATTATTACTCGCGGGTGCGACGGGATTCTGTGGTATGGCTCGTTTACTTGCTC